The Falco cherrug isolate bFalChe1 chromosome 6, bFalChe1.pri, whole genome shotgun sequence genome window below encodes:
- the STX11 gene encoding syntaxin-11 isoform X1, whose amino-acid sequence MKEDVKKTLKLQDSEVRLEVVASTGTGSQCRVKDPNVDHLECRMKDRLNELREFARLHNQQFSDSEDGENSPHDVLLYETDYALEILHKDIENIRTENDLLKEDVKRLRKQNSRFLTSMRRLSSIKRDTNCIARDIKARGESIHRKLQIMRDFSEDAITKYGAMSAIARVAKNHYVDLMHAFQEAMFEYNAAEMDQRENCKIRIQRQLEIMGKDVSGNQIEEMIEQGKWDVFSENLLSDVKGARSALNEIETRHKELVKLEGRIKEVHELFLQVALLVEEQADTFDVIEINMQNVEDYVGEAKEQVKKALEYRRKHPLRTILCCCLSCCRR is encoded by the exons ATGAAAGAAGATGTCAAAAAGACCCTGAAATTGCAGGACTCTGAAGTCAGGCTTGAAGTGGTGGCATCCACGGGTACAGGTTCTCAATGCAGAGTAAAAGATCCTAATGTTGACCACCTGGAAT GCAGGATGAAAGACCGTCTAAATGAGCTACGTGAATTTGCCAGGTTACACAACCAACAGTTTTCTGATAGTGAGGATGGTGAAAATTCACCCCACGATGTTCTCCTTTATGAGACTGATTATGCCTTGGAAATTCTTCACAAAGACATAGAGAACATCCGGACAGAAAATGACCTCCTAAAAGAGGATGTCAAGCggctcagaaagcaaaacagccGCTTCCTTACTTCCATGCGCCGTCTTAGTAGCATCAAACGAGATACTAATTGTATTGCCAGAGACATCAAGGCCCGTGGAGAAAGCATCCACAGGAAACTCCAGATAATGAGAGATTTCAGTGAAGATGCAATAACAAAATACGGGGCTATGTCTGCCATCGCCAGGGTAGCGAAGAACCACTACGTTGACCTCATGCACGCATTTCAGGAAGCTATGTTTGAATACAATGCAGCAGAGATGGACCAACGGGAGAACTGCAAGATTCGCATTCAGAGGCAGCTAGAGATCATGGGCAAAGATGTTTCTGGCAACCAGATTGAGGAGATGATTGAGCAAGGCAAGTGGGATGTATTCTCTGAGAATCTCTTGTCAGATGTTAAGGGGGCTCGCTCAGCCTTGAATGAGATAGAAACACGTCATAAGGAGCTAGTGAAGTTAGAAGGTCGCATTAAGGAAGTTCATGAGCTTTTTCTGCAGGTGGCCCTGCTAGTGGAGGAACAGGCGGACACCTTTGATGTCattgaaataaatatgcaaaatgtCGAAGACTATGTAGGAGAAGCTAAAGAGCAAGTGAAGAAAGCTTTGGAATACAGAAGGAAACACCCCCTCAGAACAATCCTCTGTTGCTGCTTatcctgttgcagaaggtga
- the STX11 gene encoding syntaxin-11 isoform X2, which translates to MLTTWNVSFGRMKDRLNELREFARLHNQQFSDSEDGENSPHDVLLYETDYALEILHKDIENIRTENDLLKEDVKRLRKQNSRFLTSMRRLSSIKRDTNCIARDIKARGESIHRKLQIMRDFSEDAITKYGAMSAIARVAKNHYVDLMHAFQEAMFEYNAAEMDQRENCKIRIQRQLEIMGKDVSGNQIEEMIEQGKWDVFSENLLSDVKGARSALNEIETRHKELVKLEGRIKEVHELFLQVALLVEEQADTFDVIEINMQNVEDYVGEAKEQVKKALEYRRKHPLRTILCCCLSCCRR; encoded by the exons ATGTTGACCACCTGGAATGTAAGTTTTG GCAGGATGAAAGACCGTCTAAATGAGCTACGTGAATTTGCCAGGTTACACAACCAACAGTTTTCTGATAGTGAGGATGGTGAAAATTCACCCCACGATGTTCTCCTTTATGAGACTGATTATGCCTTGGAAATTCTTCACAAAGACATAGAGAACATCCGGACAGAAAATGACCTCCTAAAAGAGGATGTCAAGCggctcagaaagcaaaacagccGCTTCCTTACTTCCATGCGCCGTCTTAGTAGCATCAAACGAGATACTAATTGTATTGCCAGAGACATCAAGGCCCGTGGAGAAAGCATCCACAGGAAACTCCAGATAATGAGAGATTTCAGTGAAGATGCAATAACAAAATACGGGGCTATGTCTGCCATCGCCAGGGTAGCGAAGAACCACTACGTTGACCTCATGCACGCATTTCAGGAAGCTATGTTTGAATACAATGCAGCAGAGATGGACCAACGGGAGAACTGCAAGATTCGCATTCAGAGGCAGCTAGAGATCATGGGCAAAGATGTTTCTGGCAACCAGATTGAGGAGATGATTGAGCAAGGCAAGTGGGATGTATTCTCTGAGAATCTCTTGTCAGATGTTAAGGGGGCTCGCTCAGCCTTGAATGAGATAGAAACACGTCATAAGGAGCTAGTGAAGTTAGAAGGTCGCATTAAGGAAGTTCATGAGCTTTTTCTGCAGGTGGCCCTGCTAGTGGAGGAACAGGCGGACACCTTTGATGTCattgaaataaatatgcaaaatgtCGAAGACTATGTAGGAGAAGCTAAAGAGCAAGTGAAGAAAGCTTTGGAATACAGAAGGAAACACCCCCTCAGAACAATCCTCTGTTGCTGCTTatcctgttgcagaaggtga
- the STX11 gene encoding syntaxin-11 isoform X3, with protein sequence MKDRLNELREFARLHNQQFSDSEDGENSPHDVLLYETDYALEILHKDIENIRTENDLLKEDVKRLRKQNSRFLTSMRRLSSIKRDTNCIARDIKARGESIHRKLQIMRDFSEDAITKYGAMSAIARVAKNHYVDLMHAFQEAMFEYNAAEMDQRENCKIRIQRQLEIMGKDVSGNQIEEMIEQGKWDVFSENLLSDVKGARSALNEIETRHKELVKLEGRIKEVHELFLQVALLVEEQADTFDVIEINMQNVEDYVGEAKEQVKKALEYRRKHPLRTILCCCLSCCRR encoded by the coding sequence ATGAAAGACCGTCTAAATGAGCTACGTGAATTTGCCAGGTTACACAACCAACAGTTTTCTGATAGTGAGGATGGTGAAAATTCACCCCACGATGTTCTCCTTTATGAGACTGATTATGCCTTGGAAATTCTTCACAAAGACATAGAGAACATCCGGACAGAAAATGACCTCCTAAAAGAGGATGTCAAGCggctcagaaagcaaaacagccGCTTCCTTACTTCCATGCGCCGTCTTAGTAGCATCAAACGAGATACTAATTGTATTGCCAGAGACATCAAGGCCCGTGGAGAAAGCATCCACAGGAAACTCCAGATAATGAGAGATTTCAGTGAAGATGCAATAACAAAATACGGGGCTATGTCTGCCATCGCCAGGGTAGCGAAGAACCACTACGTTGACCTCATGCACGCATTTCAGGAAGCTATGTTTGAATACAATGCAGCAGAGATGGACCAACGGGAGAACTGCAAGATTCGCATTCAGAGGCAGCTAGAGATCATGGGCAAAGATGTTTCTGGCAACCAGATTGAGGAGATGATTGAGCAAGGCAAGTGGGATGTATTCTCTGAGAATCTCTTGTCAGATGTTAAGGGGGCTCGCTCAGCCTTGAATGAGATAGAAACACGTCATAAGGAGCTAGTGAAGTTAGAAGGTCGCATTAAGGAAGTTCATGAGCTTTTTCTGCAGGTGGCCCTGCTAGTGGAGGAACAGGCGGACACCTTTGATGTCattgaaataaatatgcaaaatgtCGAAGACTATGTAGGAGAAGCTAAAGAGCAAGTGAAGAAAGCTTTGGAATACAGAAGGAAACACCCCCTCAGAACAATCCTCTGTTGCTGCTTatcctgttgcagaaggtga